One genomic segment of Raphanus sativus cultivar WK10039 unplaced genomic scaffold, ASM80110v3 Scaffold3589, whole genome shotgun sequence includes these proteins:
- the LOC108844428 gene encoding transcription initiation factor TFIID subunit 15b, with product MSGVYNQDGGDGRYGGHGGGSRGNRAGGGYQGGDRGGRGGGGGGRGGGGRDGGGRDGDWRCPNPSCGNVNFARRVECNKCGAPAPSGTAGDRGGSRGGGASDRGGGRSYESSRYDGGSRSRSDGGGGGSYGSNSQHRDNGPTPPPMAAIPSYDGSGSYPPPMGYEMEAVPPPLSYAGGPPSYGGDAPRGGRGGGYDALRLQEPSYGDAPAEKVKQCDANCDETCDNARIYISNLPPDVTVDELKDLFGGIGQVGRIKQKRGYKDQWPYNIKIYTDEKGKNKGDACLAYEDPSAAHSAGGFFNNYEMRGNKIGVTMAEKSAPKAPAFDQRGGGGRGGGGYGGGDRRRDNYGSGPDRNHHGGNRSRPY from the exons ATGTCTGGTGTGTACAATCAAGACGGCGGCGATGGTCGATACGGTGGTCACGGCGGTGGAAGTAGAGGAAACCGAG CTGGTGGTGGATACCAAGGAGGTGATCGCGGTGGAAGAGGAGGTGGCGGCGGCGGTAGAGGTGGTGGTGGCAGAGACGGTGGCGGGAGAGACGGTGACTGGCGTTGCCCTAACCCAAG ttgtggGAACGTGAACTTTGCAAGGAGAGTTGAATGTAACAAGTGTGGTGCACCTGCtccttctggtactgctggtgATCGAGGAGGGAGCCGAGGTGGAGGTGCCAGTGATCGTGGTGGTGGTAGGAGCTATGAGAGTAGTAGATATGATGGTGGCAGTAGGAGTAGaagtgatggtggtggtggtggctctTATGGTAGTAATAGTCAACATAGGGATAATGGTCCTACACCTCCACCTATGGCAGCTATTCCATCCTATGATGGTTCTGGCTCTTACCCACCACCCATGGGGTATGAAATGGAAGCAGTTCCCCCGCCTTTAAGCTATGCTGGTGGTCCCCCTTCATATGGTGGTGATGCACCGAGGGGTGGTAGAGGTGGTGGCTATGATGCTCTTCGACTCCAGGAACCTAGTTATGGAGATGCGCCTGCTGAAAAAGTCAAGCAGTGCGACGCAAATTGTGATGAAACTTGTGATAATGCTAGAATATACATCTCTAATTTACCTCCGGATGTGACCGTTGATGAACTCAAAGATCTCTTCGGTGGCATTGGCCAA GTTGGAAGAATCAAGCAGAAGCGGGGTTACAAAGATCAGTGGCCTTATAATATCAAGATTTACACTGATGAGAAGGGAAAGAATAAAGGTGACGCCTGCCTGGCTTATGAAGATCCCAGCGCCGCACATTCAGCAGGCGGTTTTTTCAACA ATTATGAAATGAGGGGGAACAAGATTGGTGTAACGATGGCAGAGAAGTCTGCGCCCAAAGCTCCTGCTTTTGACCAGAG AGGCGGTGGTGGTAGAGGAGGAGGTGGCTATGGTGGTGGAGATAGAAGAAGAGATAACTATGGCTCAGGACCAGACAGAAACCATCATGGGGGAAACCGGTCTCGTCCATattga